Within Planctomycetota bacterium, the genomic segment CGGTCGAGCGGCGCAAAGCGGACGTGCCATACATCCCCGGCTATCTCGGCTTCCGCGAAGCGCCGGCGGTGTTGGCCGTCCTTGCAAAGTTGCCGCCTTTCGAGGCGGTCTTGTGCGACGGGCAAGGCGTGGCCCATCCGCGACGATGTGGGCTGGCCGTGCATGTCGGGGTCACGCTCGACAAGCCGGCGGTCGGTGTCGCCAAAAGCCGACTCGTCGGCACCCACGAGCCGGTCGGGCCGACGCCCCGCGACCACACCCCGCTGCTCGACGGCGACGAACGCATCGGCACGGTCGTCCGCACCCGCCTCAACGTCAAACCGCTCTACGTCAGCGTCGGCCACCGTGTCCGGGAGCGCGACGCGGTGGCCCTGGTCCTGGCCTGCCAAACCCGCTACCGCCTACCGGAACCGACCCGCCTGGCCGACAAGCATGTTGCCCGCTACAAGGCCGATCTCGTCAACTTGCCAACGAAGAAAGACGGCCATCGCAACCCCGGACGTCATGGGGCAAACAACCGATAGAAGTCCGCCGGTGACACGCGCCGGAGATTTCGGCTACGATGATGGCGATGCCTACGCGTCGCCGGGCCGCATTCTCACTCGTGGAGCTCCTCGTGGTGATCGGGATCATCGCGATCCTCGTCGCGACGCTCATCCCGATCGTCGGCAAGGCACGGGAGACCGCGCGACGGGCCAACTGCTTGTCGAACCAACGACAAGTCCACTACGCCTTTGCCCTCTACGCCCACGAAAACGACGATCGCGTGCCCATCGGCTATCGCCGCACCAAACAGCTCAACAGCATGATTTACTCGGTGAGCGCCGAGCAGTTCGTGCTCATGGGCAAGCTCTACCCGGCCGGCCTGATGGATCAGGGCTCGATCTTCTTCTGCCCGAGCGAGGCCAACGAGCAGTTCACCTTCGCCACCAACGACGAACCGTGGACGGAGGTCGTCGCATCCGACAGCGTCGGCCCGACACCCGCTTCCCTCACGGCCGATCCGACGCCGCAGATCAACACCAATATTTTCAGCGGCTACGCCGGTCGGCCCGACACCGAACTGCCCGACGACTTCGAGAATCCGCCGGACAACTTGCGCGGGTTTCTCATGCCCAAGCTCAACAACTTCAAGAACACCGCACTCATCGCGGACTTGATGAACAGCCCGGCCCGCCTCGACACGCGACATGAGACCGGCGTCAACGTGCTCTACGGCCACGGCGGTGCCCACTGGGTTCCGCGCGAGTTCTTCAAGGAGCCGCTCGAAGCGAGCCTGCCACCCTCGGGCTGGCCGCCGAGCAACGAGTTCGACGACGAGCAGGACGCCATCTGGCAGATCTTCGACCGCAGCTGATCACGCGAAGCTGGCGAATAGCGCGAACAACGCCGCCACCACGAACAGCGTGCAGACGATCCACACGGCGAACGTCGTGATGATCAGCGAGCCGGTGAACTTGGTCGGCAGCCCGATCGCGAAACGCATAACAGCGCAGGTGACGCTCAGCACGATCGCGTAGCCGATGATCCCGCCGGTAAAGAGCGAGAAGTGGCCGATGAGGTTGTAGACGGCGGTGCCGAGCAACACCGTACCGGCCCCGGCGAGCATGAACGAACCGATGCCGATCATGCGCTGGTTCGTCGTCGCGCAGTGGATCAGCCCCGAGAGCGCCGCCGCCCCGCAGCCGCCGATCGCCGAGAACAGCGTCGCGGCCAGCGCGATCAAAAAGATCACCACCGTGCTCGAGTCCCGCAGCATCCGTGCCGTCTCGATCTGTTCCGTTGACGCCTGCGGCGACCGGGCCAACTCATCCATCATCTCCGACATGCCCCAGAACCCGTAAGTCTGCACGGCGAAGAGCGCGAGGAAGCCGACGATGAACGTGACCAGCGCCACGCCGATCGGCGGTGCGTCGCCTTCGTTGGTGTAGTCGATCCCCTTGGCCCCGAAACGGTTGCGATCGATCGTCCGCCCCTGCGCCTCGGCCATCCCCGTCGCGGCCATCTGGCTCAGCCGCTGATATTCCGCTGCGTCCATACGCGCGCTATCGGCACAAGAAGTGGCACGGTTAAGAAAGGCCCCACACGAGGCCCGACCGTGAGGGAGGGTGGCGGACGCAGTCCGCTTCTCAAGGCGTGCGGTGACGATCGCGAGAGATGCCGCTGCGCAGCCACCCTCCCTCACGGTCGGGCCTCATATGCTGCTCCGACATGCCCGACCAACCGACCGATAACGCCAAAAGCTGGCAAGCCCGCATCGCCGAAGCCACCGACGCCCTCGGCCAGGACTTCGTCGAGTCCGTCTCCTACGACTGGCGGCTCTACAAACAGGACATCGCCGGCTCCATCGCCCACGCCACGATGCTCGCCAAGGTCGGCCTCATCACCGCCGACGACGCAACCGCCATCGAGCGCGGCCTCCGCGAGATCGAGGCCGAGATCGACCAGCACGGCCCCGCCTGGCCCGGCTTCGACAAGCAGTACGAGGACATCCACATGTGCGTGGAAAAGGCCCTGATCGACAAGATCGGCGAGCCGGGCCGCAAGCTGCACACCGGGCGTAGCCGGAACGATCAGGTGGCGACGGACCTTGTGCTTTGGCTAAACGAGCACTTCAACTCGCTGCGTGGACAGGTCCGACTGCTTCTCGATT encodes:
- a CDS encoding endonuclease V — encoded protein: MKYKPEPSLYHFTDPRSPFTLVNVFPRRGKINPETLAEWKRTQERLRRQVRHDLLDPWPTLVAGVDCAFLGDDVLAAAVLWHVEEQRIVAEAVERRKADVPYIPGYLGFREAPAVLAVLAKLPPFEAVLCDGQGVAHPRRCGLAVHVGVTLDKPAVGVAKSRLVGTHEPVGPTPRDHTPLLDGDERIGTVVRTRLNVKPLYVSVGHRVRERDAVALVLACQTRYRLPEPTRLADKHVARYKADLVNLPTKKDGHRNPGRHGANNR
- a CDS encoding type II secretion system protein, translated to MPTRRRAAFSLVELLVVIGIIAILVATLIPIVGKARETARRANCLSNQRQVHYAFALYAHENDDRVPIGYRRTKQLNSMIYSVSAEQFVLMGKLYPAGLMDQGSIFFCPSEANEQFTFATNDEPWTEVVASDSVGPTPASLTADPTPQINTNIFSGYAGRPDTELPDDFENPPDNLRGFLMPKLNNFKNTALIADLMNSPARLDTRHETGVNVLYGHGGAHWVPREFFKEPLEASLPPSGWPPSNEFDDEQDAIWQIFDRS